agtttattggattaacagaaaatatgcaatatacatcaaaaCCAAATAAGaccggtgcataaatttgggcaccccaacagagatattccatgaatacttagttacaaatgtaacagcctctagacgcctcctatagcctttgatgagtgtctggattgtggatgtggctatttgtgaccattggtccatacaaaatctctccagttcagttaaatgtgatggctgccgagcatggacagtctgcttcaaatcatcccatagattttccatgatattcaagtcgggggactccagaatattgtacttgtccctctgcataaatgtctttatagatttccaagtgagtttagggtcattgtcttgttggaatatccgacccctgcagcggaacttcaactttgtgactgatgcctgaacattatcctgaagaatttgttcatattgggttgaactagccacacagcccccgaactagccacacagcccccgaactagccacacagcccccgaactagccacacagcccctgaactagccacacagcccccgaactagccacacagcccctgaactagtcacacagtccctgaactagccacacagcccctgaactagccacacagcccctgaactagccacacagcccccgaactagccacacagcccctgaactagccacacagcccctgaactagccccacagcatgatgggacctccaccaaatgtgacagtcggtagcaggtgtatTTCTTGGAATGTCGTGTTCTTCTTCCCCCAtgtaaagtgctttttgttatgagcaaataagtCAATTTGTGTCtcctcagtccaaagcactttgttcccaaatgcctgtgtgttgtgtaaatgatcttttccatagaacaagcgagtgtgtttgtgtgagtgcagaaagggcttctcatccccctgccatacacatgttctttgtgcaaattgtgctgaattgtagaacgatgtacagatacacctgcatctgcagcaagatcttcttacaggtctttggagatgatctttggcttgtctgtaacattctcacaatcctccgcatatgtcgctcctggatttttcttggcctgtcagacctgggttttacagcaactgtgcctgtggccttccatttcctcattccattccttacagttggaactgacagtttaataaacctctgagatgctttttgtagccttcccctaaaccctcatactgaacaatctttgttttcagatcttttgagagttgctttgaggatcccatgctgtcactcttcagaggagagtcaaacagaagcacaacttgcaattggtcaccttaaataccttttctcatgattggacacatctgcctatgaagttcaaggcttaaccagctaatccaaccaatttggtgttgccagtaatcagtattgagcagttacatgcattcaaattagctaaattacattttatgcacagccagtttttcacatgtgatttaatttcataaaaatgaaaattgcttCACTAACAATATTTGTTTAGAAaccccccagtactcagatgttcctgggaaatgaaagacataccactgttatcttttttgttgaaagtggagtaaattattacgcaggctgagaggggctcccaaactttctcatatgactgtatgtactcatatacatatatatatatatacacaaatagacACATATACCTCTCTGTATAATACAGACCTGGGCTCAGACTAAGACATTGCTGCCCCTCCCCCACATCTCCCCTCAATGACACCCCAATATCTGGTAACAGCCGGTTCAGGTTTCCGCTATGGAGCAACCCTGACTCACAGGAGCCAAGTACATGGGGGGGGAGTGGTGCCGTTGTGCAATATTCCCAATATGGGAGGAGTCCTGGCCTCACCCACTTCCAGGAAAATCAATAGGAACCGACCCACAGAACCATCAGGCTCCCGTTTTTTTGAGTCCCGagttgagagaaaaaaaattccaacacCTTAGTCCAAAACGGCATTTGAATCAGTCCCTGAGTTCTGTCCTAAGAGTTTTAttaccagaaacctgttatcccccCTCCCGCTAAAAAAAGGCACCCGatccttccttaaaggggaagttcaccttcaaacacttgttccagttcagttggtGTCAGACAgttccacagaaataaagacttttaccaaacactttctatgtgtgacctaatattgaaatgtaaaatgtctaaaccagctctgggattggggtcgccgaccctgtaaactgttctaaattgatacatttgttatgtttgtccctgctgagcagaatccctgaatttcattacaggcagctgttagacttgatacaatagttactgatactccagagatgctgctgagaaatggatcaactcaatggatcaactcaatggaTCAACTCAATACATCAACTCAATGCATCAACTCAATGCATCAActcaatgtatcaactcaatACATCAACTCAATGCATCAACTCAATGCATCAAAAtgtagtctgcacctgaattactgagctaccagactcaaacattaaacttagattttgaaaaaactgtaaaaaatagaaagtaattgaaaaaaaagtctatttctggggaacaatctgaaaacaattgaactgaaaaaagtgtttggaaggtgaacatgccctttaaagctgtCTTGTGCCCCGACTCCCGTCCTACTCGCATGGGCCCCATTATCAGTGAGAGGCCAGATGGATTGTATGACATTAATATTTGAGTCCAGTGTCAGAGGATTACATAAGGAAGGTGGCAGTGAGCTATTTCAGGTGACAGTTGCATCAGAGCGAGAGCAGAACCTACACCAGGACTATATTTACTCACTGTCCAAACCTGAACTGGGAGATGCCACATTCCTGAGAGGAGCAATTGGGATACAATGTGAGGCATGTGCCATAGATTTGACTCCTTTTACGTCATTGCAATTACAATTGAATTAGGGAACAGCCAGACAGCCCCCCAATTCTGATCCGAGACAGGACCTATTCAGGGCAAGGGATTAACCATAAAAACCTGGCATTTAGCAACAGCTGTCGTCTGCCCAGGGGACACCCCTATCCAAACACTCGCAATAACACTCACAATAACACTCACAATAACACTCGCAGGTGCAGGAATTTGTAAAATGTCCAAAACAGACGTACCTGATCCACTGCACCCCCCACCCAGCGCCGCCGAGTAAACAGCTCCTCCCGTAACAATGGGCCTGGAATCTGTAACCAGCAGCGCTCAGCACGCAATCCCCAGGGGCCACAACACCCACAATCAAGTCTTACATCTGACCCAGTCCTACAATTCTGCCTCAAGCAACAATTCTACATTCCACTGTCACATCTCAATCACCCAATCAATAGAGAAAGTACAGTGACAGGCAACTAagtgataaagggaatggaagggatcagttatggggaaaggcaagttgtgattgttacactggagaagagacagttaagggggatatgatcactatatataaatatataaggggatatgatcactatatataaatatataagggggatatgatctctatatataaatatataagggggtatgatcactatatataaatatataaggggatatgatcactatatataaatatataagggggatatgatcactatatataaatatataagggggatatgatcactatatataaatatataaggggatatgatcactatatataaatatataaggatatatgatcactatatataaatatatataaggggatatgatcactatatataaatatataaggggatatgatcactatatataaatatatataagggggatatgatccactatatataaatatataagggggatatgatcactatatataaatatataagggggatatgatcactatatataaatatataagggggatatgatcactatatataaatatataagggggatatgatactatatataaatatataagggatatgatcactatatataaatatataagggggatatgatctctatatataaatatataagggggtatgatcactatatataaatatataagggatatgatcactatatataaatatataagggggatatgatcactatatataaatatataaggggatatgatcactatatattaaatatataaggggatatgatcactatatataaatatataggatatatgatcactatatataaatatatataagggggatatgatcactatatataaatatataaggggatatgatcactatatataaatatatataagggggatatgatcactatatataaatatataagggggatatgatcactatatataaatatataagggggatatgatcactatatataaatatataagggggatatgatcactatatataaatatataagggggatatgatcactatatataaatatataaggggatatgatcactatatataaatatataagggggatatgatcactatatataaatatataaggagctatgatcactatatataatatataaggggatatgatcactatatataaatatataaggggatatgatcactatatataaatatataaggatatatgatcactatatataaatatataaggggatatgatcactatatataaatatatgggggGTAAGTAGAGGCTATATAGGGGTGTGGGTGCTACTACACTGGGCACACGTGTTGGGGTGAGTAAGCGCAGGGAGTAGATTGTGAGCAGAATGTTATGCCGTGTGATTAGGCCACGCCCCTCACATATAATACACAGTTGGAGGTATGTGGGGCATTGCATGACTGGGTGGGTCCCATTTACAGACAGGGGAGGGGCAGGAGAAGTAAAACAAGTCCCCCCCCCCGGGGCAGCTCACCTTGAGGATTGAGTAGACAGTCACAATGGCagaaatgtgttgtttttctCATGGGCTCCTGTAAATACCAGACTCAGAATAGAGAGTCACCCCTCGTCACTCAATCACTCACTAATGCCGGGGGCAATGACTGACCCACCTCCAACATATTGGGCTGAAAACAAAACCAGAGAAAAACAACTCTTACACCTGAGTCACATGTCGGCGGGTGCTGCTAGTCACTGGCACAATATGCTGTACTCTATAGGCCAGTCAGCCAACACTGCCATTGGCTGGAATAGAAACAGGAATGGAGAGGGTTCCGCCCACATTTCCACAATGTCTCTTAGAATGTAATATAAACACAGGGGTGCAGTGATACTTGGCCTatgggcttacaatctaaacgcAGGGGCACATAGAACAGGAAAacatacctttaaaggggaactaaatctACAGATTATCTTTCAGCATCTGAGAGTTCAGTAGATACAGTGgatatgtgggtaggtagtttgtgtgcaggtagGTGTCTGTGTATAACAGAGAAGGATAGAAACGAGGTGaattttattaatgacttaggggagggtgttgtaagtaatgtatcagtgtttgcagatgacacaaaactatcagcccaattaattccatccaggatgtggcacttgcaacaggatcttgactaactggcaatctgggcagctaagtggcaaatgagattcaatgttgataaatgtaaagtcctgcacctgggatgtaacaatatccacttatacccttaatgggactgcactaggcaaatccataatggagacggagcttggagtccttgtagataataaacttgtctgtagcaagcaatgccagtcagcagcatcaagggcaaataaggtcttgacttgtattaaatgaggcagagagtcacgggaggagggggtcccactgtatagagcactggtaaggccccatctagaatatgccctacagtttagaggagggaaaggggtgttacagggagagctgggaagtgaatcaggggtacaggctgatacattagataggtacaaggaagggtcggatgctttattcaccagtagctcctcccagcagacaggagggagccaatgagattagaggagggaaaaggggtgttacagggagagctgggaagtgaatcaggggtacaggctgatacattagataggtacaaggaagggtcggatgctttattcaccagtagctcctcccagcagacaggagggagccaatgagattagaagagggaaaggggtgttacagggagagctgggaagtgaatcaggggtacaggctgatacattagataggtacaaggaagggtcggatgctttattccccagtagctcctcccagcagacaggagagagccaatgagattagaggaaaggggtgttacagggagagctgggaagtgaaacagtggtacaggctgatacattagataggtacaaggaagggtcggatgctttattcaccagtagctcctcccagcagacaggagggagccaatgagattagaggagggaaaggggtgttacagggagagctgggaagtgaatcagttgtacaggctgatacattagataggtacaaggaagggtcggatgctttattcaccagtagctcctcccagcagacaggagggagccaatgagattagaggagggaaaggggtgttacagggagagctgggaagtgaatcaggggtacaggctgatacattagataggtataagaaggggttggatggtgtttagcaagtgagggaatacagggatatgggagatagctcatagtacaagttgatccagggactggtccattttggagtcaggaaggaatttttccccctctgaggcaaattggagagaattcagatgtttttttgccttcctctggatcaactggcagttaggcaggttactttaaaggttgaacatgatggacatgtgtctttttccaacttACCTTCCTATGTCCCTATGAATATGTAAGCGGTATATGCTGTATTAGAATGCATTGAGTGAACTTACTCCAGTAGACGGTGGGCTCGGGTACAAATGTGCCAGACCTTGAGCAAAGGGAACAGATATGAGAAACATGAGAGGAGGCTGCACAGGGCTGGACTCACAAAGTAGTAAAGTCAGAATCACATTGTAACACATTAAACatctacattttattctccataatgaAGAACCAAGGCCGGATGTGTTTTCGTAAGTAAGTGTCCCTGTTAGACACAAAACCTTGGTTCTTCATTATGGAGAATAAAACGTAGATGTTTAATGTGTTACAATGTGGGTCGAGGCCTGTGCAGCCTCCTCTCATGTTTTGTGGTGGATCAGAGAAGGGTCGGACACATGAGACAAATGGAAGagtttattataaaacaaaaccATTGAGTCGTTGGTTGGTTCAGGGGTCGGGGGCGAGTAGGAAATAATCACAGTCTCAGGCCTTTCAGGGTCAAGTCTCTGTGGGCCTCACTGATTTGCTGGTGCAGTTCCCGGGCGGCCTCCTCACAGTCATTGAAGGTTGCCAGTCTGTAGCCGACAGTAGCCAAAGAGAAGCAGCCGAATGTGACCAGCACATACACGGGCAGTGGCCAAATGACTTGCTGGAGGGGCAGCGGCAGGTCCAGGCCCAGGAGGTTGAAGTTGAGGGAGACCCAAGCGGCTCCCAGGAGACTCAGAGCCACGAGCCACTGGGCCAGTTTAGTCATAGTGACACGTGATGATACAGAGTGGGATGTACGGGTACCTGCAGGAgacacacacttatatacagcgactgtctatggcaacttacagcagcccctctggttaCTATGGTAACACATATCCCTCTTTATTTATAGAGTTACAGCTTCCCCAGCCCAGCTGATAATGAGGCGACAGTCATGCTGCACCCCAACATGTCTCAATGAACAGCAATAGAAACAGTATAATCCCCCGCTGCTTTACGGCCAGTACGTACCTGTTCCCACTCAGTCTTACTAATAGCCCCGCCCCTCCGACCTCATCACTCCGCGTCGGTCGCACAAAGCCAAGTAAAGTGTACGCATGCGTCGTGCAGCCGAGGACGTGTACGCGTGTTCTACCGCGCGGTGGAGCCTGGGAAATGGAGTTGAAGTGACCCGCCACCATTTTAAGATGCGCTCCGTGTAATCGATGTGAAAGTGCGCATGCGCATTCAAGATGAGCGCTATTGCCTGGCTGAGAAAGCGCGGGAAGCAGCGGTGCAGAACTGAACAGCCGCCCAGTGTTCTCTGAGGTGATTCGGCTCAGTGTCAGGCCCGTGTGTTATGTATAAGTGTTCTACAGTTATTTCTGTCTCACCCActggactgcaactcccagcatcccctacaGCTCGTGCATCCTTAGCCTGACCTTTCTTTTTCCAGTCCCTTCCCATCCAGTTGCATCCCTCCCCTGTCACTCACTGGGCTGCAGAGCTCACACTCTCCCCTACACTACTTGCCCCTCCAGTCCCTACAGCAGCACAACTACCAATCCCAGCATGCCCTGCCAGCCTGGAGCAGCACAACTACCAATCCCAGCATGCCCTGCCAGCCTGGAGCAGCACAACTACCAATCCCAGCATGCCCTGCCAGCCTGGAGCAGCACAACTACCAATCCCAGCATGCCCTGCCAGCCTGGAGCAGCAGAGGAGGGGGAGTGACATTGTTGGGCAGAATGTTGGGGCAATTGAATGATAAGGGGAGTGGGGGGTCAttaagctcatttatatctcagGTAAAAGTATCAGCACCCCCTGTCTCTGGAGCAATTGGGGGGTCCCATGGGCACAACTCACATGTGACTGAGCCCCACTTGTGGCCTATACAGGGGGCCCGGGAGATAAGCAGGTACAGGGAGTTGTCAGTatgaggaggtgcagggagttgccagtatgaggaggtgcagggagttgccagtatgaggaggtgcagggagttgccagtatgaggaggtgcagggagttgccagtatgaggaggtgcagggagttgtcaGTATGAGCCATTCATGTTATACCCCCAGTCCCCCCCATGATGGCCCATTCCCAGAGTCTGTATTGAGCAGTGGAGCGGCTCATTAGtcggccggggggggggggttgtgagaATCCCAAGTGTGTCATTGGCTCCATTAATTAGGCAACTGGACCCCAGGGTGATGCACCCCGTGATGTGATAGTGAGGGGGTCACATGGTACTCTGTATTGTCCCCCAGTCATTGTGACAGTCAGAGCAGACAGTGGGGGGAATATAGTGGCCCCTGTTAATGGGTGGGAATTGGCTCCCATCATGCACCTCTCTCCCAGCCATTGTCCCAGCGCAGGAAGGAGCTGTTTCCTGATGAACCCCCGGCCGGTCTCTTTCTCCAGTACAAACAAACAGATCCTGTTTTCCACATCTCAGGAAGCAGCGGGATACAGGGGGGTCATGCTGAATGTGTTACTGATCTTGGGGTTCCCTAGCAACGCTGCACATACACAACTGATCCCTTACCTGTTCTACATCTGCTGCCTCCAGTCTCTCACCATGAgggcattgtgggagttgtagtccaagaACAGGTGAAGAGCTGCAGGTGCCAGGAAAGAATTGCCCAGTGGTGAGTAAGAGAGAAGCCAATGACCTGTGGGCAGCAATAGGCTCCTCCCATACTGGCACTGCCACACTATGTGCCCTTCATCAGGCGGGGGCAGATACATGTGGGGATCAGGGCACTGGGCATATAATGGGGGGGCATGGCGTGAGAACACAATCattagctgtgtgtgtgtgtcagtgttatTATTGTGTCATTATTGTGTTTCTCACGTGTGTCTGTGCCAAACACTAACGTCAGTGCCCCCCACACTGGCACCCCTCGCCCCTCTCCCACTTCTCTTCCCACAAGATGTTTGCCCAGCGGCTGCTGATAACGAGTCCCAATGACGGACTGACCCGAGGTCAGAACTTCCCCTGGGCTTCCTGTTTGTCCAACTGCAGCTCCTTCCCATGGGAAAAACTGCCAGCATCCCCAGACAACAGAAGTGTCAGCTCTACAGCCCAGAACTACTCACGCAAGATCATCCCCTGACAACAAGAGTGTCAGCTCTGCAGCCCAGAGCTACTCATGTGAGAAATCATCCCCGACAACAGGAGTGTCAGCTCTGCAGCCCAGAACTACTCACGCGAGATCATACCCTGCCAACAAGAGTGTCAGCTCTGCAGCCCAGAGCTACTCACACAAGATCATCAACCGACAACAGGAGTGTCAGCTCTGCAGCCCAGAACTACTCACGCGAGATCATACCCTGACAACAAGAATGTCAGCTCTGCAGCCCAGAACTACTCACGTGAGAAATCATCCCCAGACAACAGAAGTGTCAGCTCTGCAGCCCAGAACTACTAACTCGAAACCATCCCCCGACAACAAGAGTGTCAGCTCTGCAGCCCAGCACTACTCACGCGAGATCATCCCCTGACAACAGAAGTGTCAGCTCTGCAGCCCAGAACTACTAACTCGAGATCATCCCCCGACAACAAGAGTGTCAGCTCTGCAGCCCAGC
The sequence above is a segment of the Xenopus laevis strain J_2021 chromosome 8L, Xenopus_laevis_v10.1, whole genome shotgun sequence genome. Coding sequences within it:
- the dpm3.L gene encoding dolichol-phosphate mannosyltransferase subunit 3 codes for the protein MTKLAQWLVALSLLGAAWVSLNFNLLGLDLPLPLQQVIWPLPVYVLVTFGCFSLATVGYRLATFNDCEEAARELHQQISEAHRDLTLKGLRL